The following nucleotide sequence is from Apium graveolens cultivar Ventura chromosome 4, ASM990537v1, whole genome shotgun sequence.
TACATGCACTACCCCTAGGCTAAGAGGAATTTTATTGCTTTTAGTCTACTATTCAGGCATAGCCTTACTTAAATCAACTGGAAATATAGATAATAATAGGTAAGGGGCTGTATCCACACCGTACTGATAATACTTTCGAAGGTGTTCCGCATTCCATGCTCGCGGAACAAGCTTTCTTTCTAAGTACTCTTCAAGATGATAAGTTCCTTTCCATAATATTGCTCTGATCTTGTATGATCCTTCCCAATTGACTTCAAACACTCCATGATGAGGATTCTTTGTATTTGGCATCACTTTTCTAGAGCACTGGATCCCCAACTTTCAACTGTTGCCCATTTACCTTCTTGTTGTAATACCTCGCTACACGTTGTTGATACGCCGCAAGCTTCAGCTGAGAATTTTTCCTCGCTTCCTCCAAGAGATCCAAGTCAAGCCTCTGATTAACCTCTGCGTCTCCTTCTGCATAATGATCCTTGTGAAGCAATCCCAAACCAACTTCCACGGGAACCATAACCTCATATCCATAAGTAAGCATAAAGGGAGATTCTCCCGTAGTGGATCTTGGAGTCGTGTTGTAAGACCATAAAACCTTCGGtagttcttcaggccaattccATTTGCATTCCTCTAGCTTGGTCTTAAGAGTATGCTTTATGATCTTGTTGACAGCTTCAGTTTGTCCATTACTCCGCGGGTGATACACTGCCGCCAACTCTTTCTAGATTTTCAAATACTCACACAACTTTGGTAGCTCCTTGCTATCAAACCGTTTCCCTTTATCAGAAACAAGCTTGTATTGAATCCCGAATTTGcacataataaaattaaaaacaaagTCTTTGATTTTCTTAGCAGTGATGGTTGCTCAAATAGATTTAATGCAGCAATCCTTCCAGTCAAGCTTTGCACTTGTTTCACGTTTATGAGGGACTTTATGTCTAGCAGTGCCTTGATCTTTgcggggttagcctcaattcccctatGATTGAAAATGAATCCAAGGAACTTTCCCGATTCAACACCGAACACACACTTATGCGGGTTCAATTTCATACGATATCTCCTCAAGACGTTGAACATCTCTCTCAAGTGTTTTACATGGTCACCTGTCTCCTTACATTTGACCatcatatcatccacataaacttccatggtttTCCCAATTTGATTCTTAAATATCATGTTTACCAACGGTTGATAGGTTGCACCTATATTGATCAGACCAAACAACATTCCTATATAGCAGTACAACCCTCTATCAGTGATGAATAATGTATGCTCCTGATCAGGTCCGTGCATGAGAATTTGATTGTGGCCAGAATATGCATCCATGAAACTTAATAGAGCATGCCTTGATGTTGCATCGACTAACTGATCAATCCGTGAAAGTGGAAAATATCCTTTGCGCAAGCTTTATTCAGATCTGTGAAATCCACGCATGTTCTCCACTTTTCATTTGGTTTCTTCACAAGCACCCTATTTTCAAGCCACTACGGGTAAAAGAATTCCTTGATCAACCTAACATCCAGCAATTGATCCACTGCCTCCTTCAAATAAATTTCCCTCTCCCCACTCACTGGACAACACTTTTGTCGTACGCCCGTCCGATTAAGGAAGATGTTCAAACAGTGGCACATCACCCTTGGGTCAATCCCAACCATGTATGAATGCCTCCATGCAAAGACATCAAGATTATTTATCAAAAATTGGGTGAGCTTTTCTTCCATCTCATGTCTTAGTTGAGATCCaatcttcaagagcttgctcagATCTTCCTTATCTGCGAGAATAAATATCATATATTTGGTTGGCCCCGTTTTCTCACTAGACATAGGGATTTTTGGATCTAGATCAAAATCAAAGTCCCAGGGATCTTCAACACCCATCCTTTCATCGCGTTCTCACTAATGGGAGCATCTACATTATGACAAGGCAAAGTTTCAGAAATTGCATGTATAAGAGGGGGCATCCCCTCTTGAAGGAGCATCAACCTCCCAAGAATATTTTGTTCTCAGTATTCCATTTCTTGTGGGCGCGTCCACCTTTAGGGGAGCATCCACCTTGGGAAGATTATTTAGAATTTGAAAGGATTCACTTCTTTTTTTCGACTTTTCTCCATCTACTTCTCGTTGGACAATATCTCCTTCACGCTCCACCATAACTTCTTCAACATTACGGATTCTTGGACCATTTTTTAGCATAAAAATTTGAGGATTCATCATATAAGTGCTTCTCTCCTCTGGATCTTCAACAAAGTAAATGGCATGAATTTCTCCACTTGGTTGAGCTTGCATATTTGTCACTTTTCGTCAGGGGGACTCCTTCATTCATACCTTCTTCTACGAAACTCCTTAATAGTCTTGTGATAACAATCACACGAGTCATACTACGATCCCCGTATGCTACCCATTGTGTTGGGTGTATGAaactttatcatcaagtgatgtGTTAAAGTTATCACCCTGAAAGCTCACAACCAAGGTCTTCCCACTAGCACATTATGCACAGACTCTTGATCCAACACCTTGAATTCTATCATCCGAGTAGCAGAAAGAGCTCATTCCCAAGTGTGACAGGCAATCTAGTCAAACCCATGACTCTCACCGCTTCTCTAGTAAAACCATAGACATGTGCATCTTCACAGTTCATATCATTGTCTGGGAATCCCAACTTCTTATATGTACTGTAATATAGGATATTTGTGGAACTTCCATTGTTGAGAAAAACTCGATAGACATTCATTGACCCGATGAGCATGTTTTTCATCATTGCATCATTATGAGGATGATGCACCCACCTTGACTCCATCTCTCTGAAAGTGATATCAACGGATTCTTCCTTGAACATCTTTGGTGGTCTATCTTCCAGGTTATGAATATTGTTGAGTGGTTGATTCCTTGCTTCCCTATCATGCCTCTCCAATGCTTGACTACTAACATCATCTAGCGAATGTCCTCCAAATATTTCTCTAATACTCCCAACTCTCTAGAATTTTACATCTTCTGGTTTTTCATCAGGGTCTACTCTCGGGGGATGCCCTTCATATATTCCTTCATCATCATTTCCCTTGTGTCGCTTTACCCTGTCAATCCATTCTCCTAAATAGCCACCCTTGATTAATTGCTCAATCTCATCCTTCAGGTGACGATATTCATGGGTATCGTGCCTGGTAGACTCATGGTCCTCACAATACTTTTTCTTGTCCCTACTTTGCCATGAAGTCAAACACTCTGGCTTCTTGAAGAATCCCCTGTCTTTGTTAACCTTAAAGATATGATCAATCAACGCAGCCAAAGGTGTATGATTTCTCACCCTTTTTTCATAGTTCAATGATGGACTTTATTCTCTCCGAGTACTAGTAGCATTCATTTGATTGGTACTTCGAGCATTTCATCGATACTACGGACTTGCAGATCTGTCCCTTCTTTTGGCTCGCCCCTTTGGATTTCTCACACTATCATTCTTTTTAGTCTCAACAAGCGATCGTTCAATTTCCTTGAAGGATTCAGCCTGAGCAAGCATATCAGTAAAGACGCCAGATCCTTCCCTTGTAAGTGTTTCCAGAAATCTGTTCCCACGTGCAAACCAGTTATGAAAAAACTGTTCAACAATTTGTTTCTCTCACCAAGGTAGCCACTGCATTGAACCTTTTAAAATATGAAGTCAAGATTTCACCTTCCTTTTATTTTACATTCGTCAATGTGGTAACTGGTGGAGTATACTTCATTACATCTTGTAACTGAGTTAGAAATAAAGTTTTCATTTGCTCCCACGATTTGATAACCCCGAGCCCAAGTTTTCAAAAGCACAGTTGGGCACCTTCTCTGAAGGTAGCTTCCAAGAGATATATGGCTAAATCAGGTACATGATACACATCCATCTCAATATTAAACCGCCCCAAAAACTCCACGGGATCAGAATTTCCATGGAAATACAAGTCATTGGTTGTTTCAGGTAGTCAGCAGGTAACTGCGCTTCTCTCACAACAACAGAGAAGAGAGATGGAGCTTGCGCGGTTGCTGTAACTCTTTCTCCTTCTAGGTGGTTGAGAAACCTCTTTAAATCATCTACATTGAATGTTCAAACTCCCATGATGGTTTAAACATTGGGTTGAAGGGGATGCTGCTACTGCTATTGTCCCGTCTAATTACCCCTGGGTGTACATAAGGATCTTGTCTCTCCTCGCCAGAGGCTGTGGTTGTGGGATATTACCATCTTGATTTTGAGCTTCCCCTTGCACATGAGGTCCTCCTTGGTCGCATCCTTGAGACTCTCCATTATTTTGTGGCCTTCCATGAGTTTGAGCGCCATCCCCACCATGAGGACGTGTCCTAGTTCCATTGCCAGTAGCACTATGAGAAGCAACAGGAACAATGATAGGGACCCTTCCATCCCTTGACGGCGTGCCCTCATGCCTTCCATAAGGGGGCATTCTTCCTTCATAATATCTTAATCTTCCTCGACTATTCCTTTGGAATGtaggggcacacgcgttgtatcaCGGGGCCTCACTTCTCCATCGTTTCCTTCCTTTTGTCATCTCAATAACAACATCCTCAAGTCATCATCTcccaaccttatgccaagccttCTTTTCAAAGTTGagaaatgtaacacccccaaatccggggtcggggattcgggttatcacgagtttcatttcccttaataacacccaatcttaataaacaatcaactactctgtactgtgaccccacaataaacacacacaccgcaagttatagtctcagagatgaatatccaaaaataacacgagtcattttattccaaaattatatgccattacaccttaaaagggtttctgaataaatttacatttctttgccattattacaattgataaagatacataagtctggtacatcaaaagttgaaagcctagcctattggtagttcctacctcagctacagcgacatcaacgcctataggaaactgcggaacatttccaatccgctcgcgaattgggagcttggtcctgttcatcttgtctatctgatgttgtgtgatgaaagaagaaagcaaggatgagcaacaagcccaccgaaataatatgtataataattaacaatataggagcattctcatagtactcatgagagtcttggtcaaaagaaatgaaccaagctgatatcttaacgcgaccaagtcgcaaaatattcagtatatatatatatacatatatatatatttttcacaatctttgaaatcctctaacatgtataatatacacagagttccagtttataactatgtaaaaaaaatatcgttgcaaggtgatctcatatatctaaccttgtctcaacgtttttctgaaaatctttgacatgcacaagataatcatttactagatataagtttaaaagatgaagttacaagatacttcaatatacttatatcttttccgaatactacttgaactaccaccgttcaatgtataaatagttcatcccatagattaagctacaagacaaaacttgtatagaatcaatctttaaaatatcatcaaaataaaatgaagttacgagatacttcatttgatgcaaacatcattctgaaaactgttccctgccaacactcaacaatcgcccaaccgtagccttcctatcgaagtgctctgggtagtgttgcagaaatatccaattggatgatgaactcattacgggagttttgtcgcgcaaggaagaccacttacgatgatcagtcgtagtagtacaaccccaccattttctacatgtagaggagaacctgtcggatttacttgtcaaccgaacactggactcctaaggaatgtatcgtcttagcggaacttccaggccatttgggccaatataataaggctgggccagcgccactcgaccacttacgccactcctagttcagatgaaatccatgactctgaaacgtaaagctcgtccccactttccccaagtagaaacttgttgatacggctccaccaagaagtagtatctagttggaaagggaaactcaccgatatttcccaggagatgcctgttaatggattaacttgttccaagaattttacttcccgagtattgggtaagtaatcaaaacccttttatcaaaatagcaacctggttgcgaatataaaacacaccacatagccggatccctcaggttttgagcgaatatttaaatcccctttgaaaggaagatcttaaatatataaaaaaatgagttttggggtccgctctaacttttaaaatcattttgaaggctcgcaaacatttttaagaatgtttggagtagtgctgatttaatggaataaatcagtcccaatttattagaaaatatccgaatattattatttaaataatattctcataaagaataatctttataaaaataattgaagtagaagttttaaaatttatacttgcaatgaatattaaataaccaaagatatacttatacaaagtactatctttatttgaataatcaaaagtaagtttggttatcgacacattattctttaataaaattaagaataataattagtaaataatcagagtcataagtcctcgaatgaatattcaaataataatattcattaataaattaagcggagtcataagtcctcgaatgaatattcaaaataatattcattaataaaataaacagggtcataagccctcgaatgaatattcaaaataatattcattaataaaataaagttatcgaataaaccttattcgattcatagttttgaaaactatatctatatatatatacataaatatatataatatactcgggagcatcgactcccggttttagaaaatattcacctttgggtcccctatactaagggtatatgcaaataccgcttatctctagcatacgtattatcaactgaatcaacagatatatgtatcaagattacgaaacaggcatgcatatatgccatatcacatgctacaatatatcgcaagaatttgctaatttaaccatcatgcatctatcacaagataatgcatatacaaatgtatacatcacaacaacagtataacggatagaaaacttgcgtgagtgctcccggatagacttaagcttagagtgggtccgataacctatgaacaacaacataagttggaattagaccccagtcgcttaagaaactatactttaaccaattgaaccctaacgtttccttatggtcactcctacgcttaatgaatcacctaagtcgttcgagtaccctcggctccaccatttttaataaattaaccattaagagttttaaggcgattctttcatgAGTACCTTActaacttcctaatacacttaacataattgtttcataccccaattagtcatttaaagtccttaattaaggtttcaaagtaaggcgaggggtaatggttcggtcgcgaaacgtcgttacttaaaacggtcgtttctcctaaaccgtacatcggaatcaaacgaactacatatcaaaacgaagctcgtaacatgaactatctaataatagcaatggtcaaaacctaacagtgaattcaagggttctgattttaagaacaaaaacagtctacggtaaatcgggcattacgacggctatgtttacgcgatttcccaaaattttaccaaaccaattcaacaccaaaccatcaccaatcaatcccaatacaaccatatgacaatatcattcatcaaccactttaaaccatttaaaccaagcctaaatcataccatgaatcatcaagaacaactagtgctactcttaacttccaaaatcaacaaaaacacttaacaactaagatctcaacatgacaaagcaactactacacttaatctatcattccatcatcataatcatttataccaaacaacttaatgctaagataatttagagttataccttccttgaagcttttaatcaatgaaagatccttggaatgcccatggaagccttgatctatgcttaagctaccttgaactttcataaaaattaagaaaaccaaagttatttcttgaaggttactattcaccatcttcttccttgatttaatggaagagattgtgaaggaattagaagcttaaactcatggaatagctatatctatgtataaggaaccttagataattacctcgtgatttaacaaagcttggatcttggttttggatttttctttcctttgaaaatgaaaaaagccgagagcttgatgaagaaatgagatatctttttgtttttggtgaaaatgaaatgttttggcttggttggttgttttttgatttgttttgttttgttttcttaccttttaccatggtaacttttgtgtggttctaaatcaaccaacaacacacttgctttggtcatgcttatgtcatcatttgatgtcaccctcccacctttgtcctcttctcattggtttgatgacatcatccccactaatctctttgattagcttctaattacttggctaatgaccgctgatctgttatacggttcgcttaactttcgttttcgtttatcgtttgagggatcatacccgggatcttattacttgggttcccttaacctttctcaatacattatattccttttatgatcctctcttacaatccttgaatttaaatcatttttatcctattaccttatactcaattctttcgatatctggtggattttcgggaaaaatcaaagtgttcgaatttggattctgacgatctttacatacacttatatcccatataaagtactaataagatctcagaataacaatagaagaacccctacatagtgtggcatgagaagttttcttattcagtaaaatcactattcataagggtttcaaaaattccaaaatttggggttattacagtctcccctccttaaaaagattctgtcccggaatcagatagaaaatgaatagggatactctcttaacattgcactttctaaatctcgagtaaatttttccacattgtggttcttccatcaaactctgaatagttgataacccttctcctaagcacttgttcctttttcaatctataacccttcctggttgctccatataggttacgtctggtttcatgtctatacgctcatatgcccctatttatctggcattcgaattaatcttccttaacattgatacgtggaacacgttataacttgctacatgttcgggggtagggctagctcatatgcttacttcccaatacgtcttaatacctcaaagggtccaacaatttgtggacttaaactttcctttctttccaaccctcatcaattcctttttatgggaatacttttaacaatacaaggttccctccttcatactctttgtcctttcatttgtcaaatcagcatacttcttatgtccatcttgggctactcccagccgtcctctgattagatctattatattcttggtcctttggaccactgctggtccgagcatcttgcgctctacaacttcatcctaacataagggagatcgacattatcttccctcaaagatctcataagacgacatctcgatacctgacatacgatctattatcgtgagaaaactcatccgcgttaagtgatcattccaaattcttccaagtctattgcacagacttttattatagcttttagcattagagcttttgcttctcagtacccattcatttccagttcgtaatctctactaccttccgttcctaatattatactggttacacctttgctcgttagcattctataaccttttaataatcgtgtcaaccttagtatcacgaacgcgttagaatcggaataccaccatacttggtaccacttcctctctagctgcctccatcttcgaaagcttggtccttcatatagaagtaaaagaatttattgagagatcactatgatcatgaacacttgttctattgcatagttagtacagaaggtggtcagcctttagtagttgacaagcaattaaacaacatgtggtatcctactaggcttctatcacacagatagatagtcattcggcaatacctccccttctggaagggttgttcttctcagcttatacaaaatgaaaaggagagaaaagaatgaattgaagagaattgtatatatataaaatatgctgccacaaaatatctggcttggaatctacctctgaactatagaggtttgtcataggagaacaaaacatatacgtatatatatcaacatcaggtattcgctattccgtccatcattctatggacccatgctcttcctcgagcttatacacaatcacctttgaaactccctcgatatcgaaactcgaatctgggacctcattctagacatcatcgttactagaattttatgcttgcactgcaaccttcctcgtatagtaatacgactctctattcctaagaaggaataaatattcaataggtagataatcgacttaattagtctatcaatgataacttatacatcatcacaacccgattagtggtactcaatctcaacattcattaccatacaactctcgcggttATAATCGGCTCATTTTttaaagaatcgttgatgcattactatagtccaccacggacctacggtagtcattcgttttccttggaatcttaatagctaaccatacggagtccatacctgtcgtatcgaattcttttaaggagttaacataatcaccattcataattcatgaagaacactccagatcctgacgtactttcatgacatgaagcagataaaattacagaagagtttcaatcaaagcaacgatagcaggttaataccattcttaatcatataccttaaatagaagacttaactcaaaggttcttctagtcctttttgaaacatggttctggcttatctcaagatagtaccttctgagatagatagcccgctcatggcgattacacgaattaaacctttaccaactactattacggttgggtattgcacagtcatcagaaggaatgtcaatcttccaaaccataatacaaccttcacagcttcaaccatcatcactgtatctCTCTGgaacgagcgcctataattatcctcttacatttaaagtgttggccacctctttggcctttcctgatagtaaaatttccttacaatcaatgtccttttaaccacctccaactaaattttctacctcacttcaatcactacttgtgtgaagatgttttccttaaaatatgatgagta
It contains:
- the LOC141719067 gene encoding uncharacterized protein LOC141719067, giving the protein MDAYSGHNQILMHGPDQEHTLFITDRGLYCYIGMLFGLINIGATYQPLVNMIFKNQIGKTMEVYVDDMMVKCKETGDHKELAAVYHPRSNGQTEAVNKIIKHTLKTKLEECKWNWPEELPKVLWSYNTTPRSTTGESPFMLTYGYEVMVPVEVGLGLLHKDHYAEGDAEVNQRLDLDLLEEARKNSQLKLAAYQQRVARYYNKKVNGQQLKVGDPVL